The Juglans regia cultivar Chandler chromosome 2, Walnut 2.0, whole genome shotgun sequence genome includes a window with the following:
- the LOC109011912 gene encoding trifunctional UDP-glucose 4,6-dehydratase/UDP-4-keto-6-deoxy-D-glucose 3,5-epimerase/UDP-4-keto-L-rhamnose-reductase RHM1 → MATYTPKNILITGAAGFIASHVANRLIRNYPDYKIVVLDKLDYCSSLKNLLPSKSSPSIKFVKGDIGSADLVNYLLITESIDTIMHFAAQTHVDNSFGNSFEFTKNNIYGTHVLLEACKVTGQIRRFIHVSTDEVYGETDEDAVVGNHEASQLLPTNPYSATKAGAEMLVMAYGRSYGLPVITTRGNNVYGPNQFPEKLIPKFILLAMQGKPLPIHGDGSNVRSYLYCEDVAEAFEVILHKGEVGHVYNIGTKKERRVIDVAKDICRLFSMDPEASIKFVENRPFNDQRYFLDDQKLTILGWSERTTWEEGLKKTMEWYINNPDWWGDVSGALLPHPRMLMMPGGIERHFDGPEEEKSASFVPSNTRMLVPPSKSTGSPRKHSLKFLIFGRTGWLGGLLGKICEKQGIPFEYGRGRLEDRSSLLADLQSVKPTHVFNAAGVTGRPNVDWCESHKTETIRTNVAGTLTLADVCREHGLLMMNFATGCIFEYDAAHPEGSGIGFTEEDKPNFSGSFYSKTKAMVEELLKEYDNVCTLRVRMPISSDLNNPRNFITKISRYNKVVNIPNSMTVLDELLPISIEMAKRNLRGIWNFTNPGVVSHNEILEMYKQYIDPDFKWANFTLEEQAKVIVAPRSNNEMDGSKLKKEFPELLSIKESLIKYVFELNKKNFAA, encoded by the exons ATGGCTACTTATACTCCAAAGAACATCCTCATTACTGGGGCTGCTGGGTTCATTGCATCCCATGTTGCCAACCGGCTCATCCGTAATTACCCTGACTACAAGATCGTTGTACTCGACAAGCTTGATTACTGCTCGAGTCTAAAAAACCTCCTCCCCTCTAAATCATCTCCTAGTATCAAGTTCGTAAAGGGGGACATTGGCAGTGCTGACCTTGTCAACTACCTTCTCATCACCGAGTCTATTGACACTATAATGCACTTTGCAGCCCAGACCCATGTTGACAACTCATTTGGTAACAGCTTTGAGTTTACCAAGAACAATATTTATGGTACGCATGTCCTTTTGGAAGCCTGCAAGGTCACTGGCCAGATCAGGAGGTTCATCCATGTGAGTACTGATGAAGTCTATGGCGAGACAGACGAGGATGCTGTTGTGGGAAACCATGAGGCTTCTCAACTCCTCCCAACAAACCCATACTCTGCAACAAAAGCTGGAGCAGAAATGCTTGTCATGGCATATGGTAGGTCATACGGGTTACCTGTGATAACAACACGTGGGAACAATGTTTATGGGCCCAATCAGTTCCCTGAGAAATTGATTCCAAAGTTCATCCTCTTGGCAATGCAAGGGAAGCCTCTTCCAATTCATGGCGATGGTTCTAATGTGAGGAGTTATTTGTATTGTGAGGATGTTGCTGAGGCTTTTGAAGTCATTCTTCACAAGGGAGAGGTAGGTCATGTTTACAATATTGGGACAAAGAAGGAAAGGAGAGTTATTGATGTGGCCAAAGATATATGCAGACTTTTCTCAATGGACCCAGAGGCAAGCATTAAGTTTGTAGAGAACAGACCATTTAATGACCAGAGGTACTTTCTGGATGATCAGAAGCTGACGATCTTGGGATGGTCCGAGCGAACTACTTGGGAAGAGGGGCTTAAGAAGACCATGGAGTGGTACATCAACAACCCTGATTGGTGGGGTGACGTCTCTGGGGCACTGCTTCCTCATCCTAGAATGCTGATGATGCCTGGTGGGATTGAGAGACACTTTGATGGACCTGAAGAGGAGAAGTCTGCATCTTTCGTCCCAAGTAATACCCGGATGCTGGTTCCACCTTCCAAAAGCACCGGCTCTCCTCGAAAACACTCCTTGAAATTCTTAATCTTTGGTAGGACTGGTTGGCTTGGGGGTCTGCTTGGGAAGATATGTGAGAAACAAGGGATTCCATTTGAATATGGAAGAGGGCGTCTAGAGGATCGGTCATCACTTTTAGCAGATCTTCAGAGTGTTAAGCCAACCCATGTTTTTAATGCTGCTGGTGTGACTGGTAGACCCAATGTCGATTGGTGTGAGTCTCACAAGACAGAAACAATTCGCACAAATGTAGCTGGAACCTTAACCTTAGCAGATGTTTGCAGAGAGCATGGACTCTTGATGATGAATTTTGCTACAGGATGTATATTTGAGTATGATGCTGCACATCCTGAAGGTTCTGGCATTGGGTTTACAGAGGAAGACAAACCCAATTTCTCCGGTTCTTTCTATTCCAAAACCAAGGCTATG GTTGAAGAGCTGTTGAAAGAATACGACAATGTCTGCACTCTAAGAGTTAGGATGCCAATATCATCTGACCTAAACAACCCACGCAACTTCATAACTAAGATTTCTCGTTATAACAAAGTGGTGAACATCCCAAATAGCATGACTGTCTTGGATGAGCTTCTACCCATTTCCATTGAGATGGCAAAGAGGAATTTGAGGGGAATATGGAACTTCACAAATCCTGGGGTTGTAAGCCACAACGAGATTCTTGAGATGTACAAGCAATACATTGACCCCGACTTCAAGTGGGCGAACTTCACACTTGAAGAGCAGGCTAAGGTCATAGTGGCCCCCCGAAGCAACAACGAGATGGATGGGTCAAAGTTGAAGAAAGAGTTCCCGGAGCTGCTATCTATCAAGGAATCGCTGATTAAATACGTCTTTGAACTAAACAAGAAGAACTTTGCAGCATAA